A single window of Sander lucioperca isolate FBNREF2018 chromosome 22, SLUC_FBN_1.2, whole genome shotgun sequence DNA harbors:
- the g6pca.1 gene encoding glucose-6-phosphatase a, catalytic subunit, tandem duplicate 1, giving the protein MDLLHSWGVELAVHLQTTYSRYEGLFSLASTVADLHTTFFCFFPIWFHLRRDTGLRLIWVAVLGDWLNLVLKWVLFGERPYWWVHETQFYGTGPAPSLQQFPITCETGPGSPSGHAMGAAGVWYVMVTALLTIATEKRCPPLLYKFLQAGLWMLMGLVELVVCMSRVYMAAHFPHQVVAGVITGVLVAEVVSKVKWIYSASMKKYFYTTLFLTSFAVGFYVILKALGVDLLWTLEKAQKWCVRAEWVHLDSTPFASLLRNMGTLFGLGLGLHSPLYTETKKRSISFKTGCIIVSLFLLQMLDGWTFSSENLMIFYFLSFGKSAVALLIPTTLVPWALGWICKGKREDKNL; this is encoded by the exons ATGGATCTTCTTCACAGTTGGGGGGTTGAGCTGGCGGTCCATCTGCAGACCACATACAGCAGGTATGAGGGCTTGTTTAGCCTGGCGTCCACAGTGGCCGACCTGCACACCACGTTCTTCTGCTTCTTCCCGATCTGGTTCCACCTGCGGAGGGACACAGGGCTCAGGCTCATCTGGGTGGCTGTCCTTGGAGATTGGCTCAACTTGGTCCTGAAATG GGTTCTGTTTGGGGAGAGACCGTACTGGTGGGTTCATGAGACCCAGTTTTATGGAACGGGACCGGCCCCTTCTCTGCAGCAGTTTCCCATCACATGTGAGACTGGACCAG GAAGCCCTTCAGGTCATGCTATGGGTGCAGCTGGGGTCTGGTATGTGATGGTAACTGCACTACTCACTATTGCAACAGAGAAGCGATGCCCCCCTTTACTATACAA GTTCCTGCAGGCAGGCCTGTGGATGCTAATGGGCCTGGTAGAGCTGGTGGTCTGCATGTCCAGGGTCTACATGGCTGCCCACTTCCCACACCAGGTCGTTGCTGGAGTCATTACAG GTGTACTTGTCGCTGAGGTTGTCTCAAAGGTGAAATGGATCTACAGCGCCAGCATGAAGAAATACTTCTACACGACTCTCTTCTTGACCTCCTTTGCTGTTGGCTTCTACGTCATCCtcaaagctctgggtgtggaccTACTTTGGACCCTGGAGAAAGCCCAGAAGTGGTGCGTGAGGGCAGAGTGGGTGCACCTGGACAGCACGCCCTTTGCCAGCCTCCTGCGTAACATGGGCACCCTGTTCGGCCTGGGCCTTGGCCTGCACTCGCCCCTCTACACTGAGACCAAGAAAAGAAGCATCAGTTTCAAGACGGGATGTATTATTGTCTCCTTGTTTCTGCTTCAGatgttggatggatggacattTTCCTCTGAAAATCTcatgattttttatttcttgtctttTGGTAAAAGTGCAGTTGCACTTTTAATCCCAACCACTCTGGTTCCCTGGGCGCTCGGCTGGATTTGCAAGGGGAAGAGAGAAGACAAGAATTTGTAA
- the psme3 gene encoding proteasome activator complex subunit 3: MSSLLKVDNEIKTKVDAFRERITSEAEDLVANFFPKKLLELDHFLKDPIINIADLKEIHSEINLTVPDPILLSNLHDGLEAQNAKKRKLEDGGDEAMVTGTKVFVMPGGMMKSNGSLVDLIEKVKPEIRTLIEKCNTVKMWVQLLIPRIEDGNNFGVSIQEETVAELRTVEGEAASYLDQISRYYITRAKLVSKIAKYPHVEDYRRTVTEIDEKEYISLKIIVSELRNQYVTLHDMILKNIEKIKRPRSSNTDALY, encoded by the exons ATGTCTTCACTCCTCAAGGTGGACAATGAAATTAAAACCAAG GTTGATGCTTTCAGGGAACGTATCACTTCAGAG gcagAGGATCTAGTTGCAAATTTTTTCCCAAAGAAGTTGCTGGAACTTGATCACTTCTTAAAG GATCCAATCATAAACATCGCTGACCTGAAGGAGATACACTCGGAGATAAACCTGACGGTGCCCGACCCCATTTTGCTCTCAAACCTGCATGACGGACTAGAAGCG CAAAATGCCAAAAAGCGAAAGCTCGAGGATGGAGGTGATGAGGCCATGG TGACTGGCACCAAGGTCTTTGTCATGCCTGGTGGGATGATGAAGAGCAACGGAAGCCTTGTTGATCTTATTGAAAAGGTCAAACCAGAGATCAGGACACTTATAGAGAAATGTAACACA GTCAAAATGTGGGTTCAGCTGCTTATCCCCAGGATAGAGGATGGCAACAACTTTGGAGTGTCAATCCAGGAGGAGACGGTAGCTGAACTCAGAACAGTTGAAGGAGAGGCAGCATCTTACCTCGACCAGATATCACG ATACTACATCACAAGGGCAAAGCTGGTTTCTAAAATAGCAAAATATCCACATGTG GAGGACTATCGGCGCACAGTAACCGAGATTGATGAGAAGGAATACATCAGTCTGAAGATCATAGTTTCTGAGCTCCGAAATCAATAC GTAACGTTACACGACATGATCCTGAAGAACATTGAGAAGATCAAGAGGCCTCGGAGCAGTAATACTGACGCACTGTACTGA
- the g6pca.2 gene encoding glucose-6-phosphatase translates to MNAIMDAMQGFGVSTTHYLQTNYQDAQGLFLWVSWAADLRNTFFIFFPLWFQLRSSVAIKLIWVAVIGDWFNLVFKWILFGERPYWWVHETAHYANSVRPHIEQYPMTCETGPGSPSGHAMGAAGVYYTLVTSILAIMTSKKKYGSKKSTNEDRYLKAVLWTLFWGVQLCVCLSRVFIAAHFPHQVIAGVITGIIVAEAFDRTQWIYSASMKKYFYTTLFLTSFAVGFYVILKALGVDLLWTLEKAQKWCVRAEWVHLDSTPFASLLRNMGTLFGLGLGLHSPLYTETKKSSSTLVKAGCVISSLFLLHLFDSFKPPTHTAALFYLLSFCKSATVPLVTVSIIPYCVNGALSLQNKKGV, encoded by the exons ATGAACGCTATAATGGATGCCATGCAGGGTTTTGGTGTGAGCACCACCCACTACCTGCAGACCAACTATCAGGATGCCCAGGGCTTGTTTCTCTGGGTCTCCTGGGCGGCAGACCTCAGGAACaccttcttcatcttcttcccgCTTTGGTTTCAGCTGCGTTCTTCAGTGGCCATCAAGCTCATCTGGGTGGCCGTGATCGGAGACTGGTTTAACTTGGTGTTCAAATG GATTCTGTTTGGGGAGAGGCCTTACTGGTGGGTCCATGAGACGGCTCATTATGCAAACTCAGTTCGTCCTCACATTGAGCAGTATCCAATGACCTGTGAGACTGGCCCAG GCAGCCCCTCTGGCCACGCTATGGGAGCCGCAGGAGTCTACTACACCCTGGTGACGTCCATCCTCGCCATCATGACCAGCAAGAAGAAATATGGAAGCAAGAAATCCACCAACGAGGACCG GTATCTGAAGGCTGTTTTGTGGACTCTGTTTTGGGGAGtccagctgtgtgtctgtctctccaggGTCTTCATCGCCGCCCACTTCCCCCACCAGGTCATTGCTGGTGTTATCACAG GTATAATCGTGGCTGAAGCCTTCGACAGAACTCAGTGGATCTACAGCGCCAGCATGAAGAAATACTTCTACACGACTCTCTTCTTGACCTCCTTTGCTGTTGGCTTCTACGTCATCCtcaaagctctgggtgtggaccTGCTTTGGACCCTGGAGAAAGCCCAGAAGTGGTGCGTGAGGGCAGAGTGGGTGCACCTGGACAGCACGCCCTTCGCCAGCCTCCTGCGTAACATGGGCACCCTGTTCGGCCTGGGCCTTGGCCTGCACTCGCCCCTCTACACTGAGACCAAGAAGAGCAGCAGCACGTTGGTCAAAGCAGGGTGCGTCATCAGCTCTCTGTTCCTGCTGCACCTGTTTGACTCCTTCAAGCCTCCCACGCACACTGCAGCCCTCTTTTACCTGCTTTCCTTCTGCAAAAGCGCCACAGTGCCTCTGGTCACTGTAAGTATCATCCCGTACTGCGTGAACGGAGCTCTGAGCCTGCAGAACAAAAAAGGAGTGTGA